One Rubripirellula amarantea DNA segment encodes these proteins:
- a CDS encoding sigma-70 family RNA polymerase sigma factor, with product MKLKDQELSSLIARGLETGSLTYAEVNAYLPDEDVNPEKLDNLLLAIEHHGIELTEAVAKPAAKAIRAPEPNVVEMRSAPMRTPEPREDVADDDDDDAILISASELPKASDDPIRMYLSQMAEIPLLTREEEISLAKKIEITRRRFRRTLLESDYAMRATVAVLKRVHEGELPFDRTIKVSLTERLTKEQISARMPHNLKTLENLIAQNKSDFEVMVRKSTSPRLKAEVRRRFIRSRRKTLQLVEELSLRSRRVTPLLGQLEGISKRMNFIRARLADLGTDAISRDEAADLRQELRELMLVTQESPTSLHNRMTAARRYFDEYEATKRELSSGNLRLVVSIAKKYRNRGLSFLDLIQEGNTGLMRAVDKYEYRRGFKFSTYATWWIRQAITRAIADQARTIRIPVHMIDVLSKLRQSQKRLMQDLRREPTYEEIALDTEVPIEEVRRVMDIGRHPVSLDRPVGEGEDSSFGEFIEDSDSHNPVKNAASGILRGKIDELLKTLTFREREIIRLRYGLVDGYSYTLEECGRIFKVTRERVRQIEAKAVAKLQSPSRADRLSSFLKTAA from the coding sequence ATGAAATTGAAGGATCAAGAACTGTCGTCGCTGATTGCACGCGGACTCGAAACTGGCTCGCTGACTTACGCTGAAGTCAACGCCTATCTTCCCGACGAGGACGTCAATCCAGAGAAGCTTGACAACCTGTTGCTCGCAATTGAGCACCACGGAATCGAACTGACGGAAGCCGTCGCAAAGCCCGCTGCCAAAGCTATTCGGGCACCCGAACCAAACGTCGTGGAAATGCGGTCGGCACCGATGCGAACGCCTGAGCCTCGCGAAGATGTGGCCGACGATGATGACGACGACGCGATCTTGATCTCGGCTTCGGAATTGCCCAAAGCAAGCGACGATCCGATCCGGATGTATCTGAGCCAAATGGCCGAGATTCCCTTGTTGACTCGCGAAGAAGAAATTTCGCTCGCCAAGAAGATTGAAATCACCCGCCGGCGTTTCCGTCGTACGCTGCTTGAATCCGACTACGCGATGCGAGCGACGGTTGCTGTTTTGAAGCGAGTTCATGAAGGTGAACTTCCTTTTGACCGCACGATCAAAGTCTCGTTGACCGAGCGTTTGACGAAAGAGCAGATCAGTGCTCGTATGCCTCACAACCTCAAGACTCTCGAAAACCTAATCGCTCAAAACAAATCCGATTTTGAGGTCATGGTCCGCAAGAGCACGTCGCCACGATTGAAAGCAGAAGTTCGCCGGCGCTTCATTCGTTCGCGTCGCAAAACGCTTCAGTTGGTCGAAGAACTCTCCCTGCGAAGCCGCCGCGTGACTCCGCTATTAGGTCAACTCGAAGGCATCTCAAAGCGAATGAATTTCATTCGCGCTCGTCTTGCCGATCTTGGCACTGATGCAATAAGTCGCGACGAAGCAGCCGATCTTCGTCAAGAACTTCGCGAGTTGATGTTGGTCACTCAAGAGAGCCCAACCAGTCTGCACAACCGCATGACCGCTGCCCGTCGTTACTTTGATGAGTACGAAGCAACGAAGCGCGAACTCAGCAGCGGCAATCTTCGTTTGGTCGTTTCGATTGCCAAGAAGTATCGTAACCGCGGATTGTCATTCTTAGATTTGATCCAAGAAGGCAACACCGGTCTGATGCGTGCCGTCGACAAGTACGAATATCGACGTGGGTTCAAGTTCAGCACCTACGCAACATGGTGGATTCGTCAAGCGATCACCCGCGCAATCGCTGACCAAGCCCGCACGATTCGTATCCCTGTTCATATGATCGATGTGCTCAGCAAGTTGCGTCAGTCGCAAAAGCGTTTGATGCAAGATTTGCGACGTGAGCCCACTTACGAAGAAATCGCATTGGACACCGAAGTGCCAATTGAAGAGGTCCGCCGCGTGATGGACATCGGGCGGCACCCCGTCAGCCTCGATCGTCCGGTGGGCGAAGGTGAAGACAGCAGTTTTGGTGAATTCATCGAAGATAGCGATAGCCACAACCCAGTGAAGAACGCCGCTAGCGGAATCTTGCGTGGCAAGATCGACGAGTTGCTAAAGACACTCACTTTCCGCGAACGCGAAATCATCCGTTTGCGTTACGGCTTGGTGGACGGCTACAGTTACACACTCGAAGAATGTGGCCGGATCTTCAAAGTGACTCGCGAACGTGTTCGCCAGATCGAGGCTAAAGCTGTTGCTAAGTTGCAAAGTCCTTCGCGAGCCGACCGACTATCGTCGTTCCTTAAGACAGCAGCCTAA
- a CDS encoding NAD(P)-binding domain-containing protein, with amino-acid sequence MINAQPSRHRDNLDVCIVGAGPIGIELAVALKQQGISCQIIEAGPIGQTMSWWAPETRWFSSNERIAIAGVPLVTPDQSKATREQYLAYLRSVVMQFDVQVRSFETVVSIERQAANAFVVSSQPQNGDVMHQTQCQHVVLAIGGTDFPRRLAIPGETLPHVDGYLREPHRYFGRKVLVVGGRNSAAEAALRLHHAGADVAISYRGDELPYESIKYWLSPEIRGLIQSGRIVSHFATVPIAITPQTVTLKNVHDDSLCDVDADDVLMLIGYEQSKTLLNNAGVQLAESTERPVFNEETMETNVPGIFIAGTAVAGTQTSKYKTFLENCHVHVDRIVSHLSGRAALQTRRVYESEITVNPES; translated from the coding sequence ATGATCAATGCACAACCATCTCGCCATCGCGATAACCTCGATGTTTGCATCGTGGGAGCGGGTCCGATTGGGATCGAACTCGCTGTCGCCCTTAAGCAGCAGGGCATTTCTTGTCAGATCATCGAAGCCGGTCCGATCGGCCAAACGATGAGTTGGTGGGCACCGGAGACACGGTGGTTTAGCAGCAATGAGCGGATTGCCATTGCCGGCGTTCCGCTTGTCACGCCCGACCAATCGAAGGCCACTCGTGAGCAGTATCTGGCTTACCTTCGCAGTGTGGTGATGCAGTTCGATGTTCAAGTTCGGAGCTTCGAAACGGTAGTCTCGATCGAACGTCAGGCGGCAAACGCTTTTGTTGTTTCGAGTCAGCCTCAGAACGGCGATGTTATGCATCAAACACAGTGCCAACATGTGGTCCTTGCAATTGGCGGCACGGATTTCCCTCGCCGCTTGGCAATTCCGGGAGAAACGCTGCCTCATGTTGATGGCTACCTCCGTGAACCCCACCGGTACTTTGGTCGCAAGGTACTTGTCGTCGGGGGACGCAACAGTGCCGCAGAAGCGGCTTTGCGGTTACACCACGCAGGTGCGGATGTTGCAATCAGCTATCGCGGTGACGAACTACCTTACGAGAGCATCAAATATTGGCTATCGCCCGAAATAAGGGGTCTGATCCAATCGGGTCGTATCGTCAGTCACTTCGCTACCGTGCCTATTGCGATCACGCCTCAAACCGTCACACTCAAAAATGTTCACGACGATTCGCTATGCGACGTCGATGCTGATGATGTGCTGATGTTGATTGGCTATGAACAGAGCAAGACACTGCTGAACAACGCTGGTGTGCAGCTTGCCGAGTCCACTGAACGACCAGTGTTTAATGAAGAAACCATGGAAACGAACGTGCCGGGAATTTTCATTGCTGGCACCGCGGTCGCTGGCACACAAACGAGCAAGTACAAGACGTTCTTGGAAAACTGCCACGTGCACGTCGACAGGATCGTCAGCCATCTATCGGGCCGTGCCGCTCTCCAGACGCGGCGTGTTTACGAATCCGAGATCACTGTGAACCCGGAAAGCTAA
- a CDS encoding M48 family metalloprotease, which translates to MHLYYFLLVISALACGSVPPREVDLSNAVLSSLSMVAGWILLTHIASRMVSNYVKRGEVEPLDGAQIVEKQLDIFRWLGLGVSVLCLAGFGLARGLDVIPIVQDSMFLQSLVLLTPAVAITVGTWSSEHLYGVRLQYTDATISNYARTLWRSFRSGMAWLVVPVLILLAMSDALNSLPISATASSVLTLVGIALFVPLVLPWLIRHLFKTVPMANNDADWINELMKQSGARRTRAVRWDTGGSAFNAMIAGFIPPFRTLFLSDRLLDELPTPQIAMVVLHEAAHLKRRHVPLRMLGILPAWGVGTLVTKVLGDYSWAMIAGSAVGVLLTLVLLRWISYRTEHDADVTACRLAAKLAPEFPQLPADYDEACDALSAALYRVTFDQPAGRKATWLHPGVSDRVDFMRKFSQARSGDTAISHSPTLVSFPGSQ; encoded by the coding sequence TTGCATCTCTACTATTTCTTGCTGGTGATTTCGGCTTTGGCGTGCGGATCAGTACCACCGCGTGAAGTCGACTTAAGCAACGCGGTTCTGTCGTCGCTAAGCATGGTCGCCGGATGGATTTTGCTGACTCACATTGCATCGCGGATGGTGTCCAACTACGTGAAGCGAGGTGAGGTGGAGCCGCTTGATGGTGCTCAGATCGTTGAAAAGCAGTTAGACATCTTTCGTTGGTTGGGCTTGGGCGTGTCGGTCTTATGCCTAGCCGGGTTTGGGCTAGCGCGTGGCCTTGATGTCATCCCAATTGTTCAGGACTCGATGTTCCTGCAGTCGCTTGTCCTGCTGACCCCCGCCGTGGCCATTACCGTGGGAACTTGGAGTTCCGAGCACTTGTATGGAGTCAGATTGCAGTACACCGATGCTACGATTTCCAACTATGCACGCACACTCTGGCGCTCGTTCCGCTCGGGAATGGCTTGGTTGGTCGTCCCGGTTTTAATTTTACTTGCGATGTCGGATGCGTTGAACTCGCTGCCCATCAGTGCAACGGCGTCGTCGGTTTTGACGCTCGTTGGGATCGCGCTTTTCGTGCCGCTTGTCTTACCCTGGCTGATTCGGCATTTGTTCAAGACAGTTCCTATGGCGAACAACGATGCTGATTGGATCAATGAATTGATGAAGCAATCGGGCGCTCGTCGAACGCGAGCGGTTCGCTGGGACACGGGCGGTTCTGCGTTTAACGCGATGATTGCGGGATTCATTCCGCCATTTCGAACCTTGTTTCTTTCGGATCGATTGCTTGATGAATTGCCCACTCCTCAGATCGCAATGGTGGTCCTTCACGAGGCTGCACACCTCAAACGCCGTCATGTGCCACTGCGTATGCTCGGCATCCTGCCTGCGTGGGGCGTAGGAACGTTGGTGACCAAGGTGTTGGGTGACTATTCGTGGGCGATGATTGCCGGCAGCGCGGTGGGAGTTTTGCTGACGCTTGTTTTGTTACGTTGGATTTCCTATCGCACCGAACACGATGCGGACGTTACGGCGTGTCGTTTAGCTGCGAAGTTAGCACCCGAGTTTCCGCAGTTGCCCGCAGATTACGACGAGGCTTGTGATGCGCTTTCAGCCGCTCTTTATCGCGTAACATTCGATCAGCCGGCAGGGCGAAAGGCAACATGGTTGCACCCCGGTGTGTCCGATCGAGTCGACTTCATGCGAAAGTTCTCGCAAGCTCGATCAGGCGACACGGCGATCAGTCATTCTCCGACGCTGGTTAGCTTTCCGGGTTCACAGTGA